DNA from Candidatus Nitrospira nitrificans:
CGAATACATCGAGGGGTTCTACAATCGGCAGCGTCGGCACTCAACCCTCGGCTATCACTCCCCAGCTGAGTATGAAGCGCGGGCAGCAGTCGCGTAACCACGTGTCCATGAAATCGAGGGAAGATCAGAGCTATACTTGTCCCTATGAATCCGTTTCAAGGCAACACAAGCAGCCTTTCCACACTAGAAACTCTTCTCCGTCTTCAGGGCTTTTTCCATCACCGATTGCAACCTCTTGGCGTCTCACCTATCCAGGCCAGTATGGTGCTTTATCTTGACCGGCATCCTCAGTGCCAGGTGATGGAAATCTCTTCGGCGCTCTGCATTCCCAACCTCTCAACGGTCAAAACCGTTCAACTTCTTCAGAGAAATGGATGGATACGCAAACCACAGGTCAAT
Protein-coding regions in this window:
- a CDS encoding IS3 family transposase translates to EYIEGFYNRQRRHSTLGYHSPAEYEARAAVA
- a CDS encoding helix-turn-helix domain-containing protein; the encoded protein is MNPFQGNTSSLSTLETLLRLQGFFHHRLQPLGVSPIQASMVLYLDRHPQCQVMEISSALCIPNLSTVKTVQLLQRNGWIRKPQVNANRKIVKLQLTEKGTALAQRIKENIEVTDKLFALANSRKAA